The sequence TGCGACACCTGTATTTACCCAGCTAGGAGAAGAAGCAATATCGCCTATAGTTAATCCTAAAATTTCAGCACATTCCTCTTTAGTTAAAGGCGCATCCTCTACTTCCACATCATGATTAATAGCCAATGTAATAAGCTCGCCTTGATGTTGAATTTCAACTAAACCGGCGTTAGTTTGTAGGAAGTAATCGGCAGGTAAATGTAAGAGAGAATGTAAAACAAATGCCGCTCCCACAGTCGGATGACCGGCAAACGGCATTTCGTAATCAGGTGTAAAAATTTTTAATTTTTTAACCGCTTGCGGCAAGGGAGAAGATTGAACAAACACGACTTCAGATAAATTAAATTGACGAGCAATCAACTGCATTTCAGCATCATTTAATCCATCTGCCTCATAAAAGACAGCGAGTAGGTTACCCCCAAAATGACTCTCGGCAAAAACATTCACCAAAAAATACGCATATTTTCGCATACACACCTCACCAACGAATAATTATGCAATAAAACCTTATGTTTAAATGCTTATCGAATGTAGTTTATCAAAGCCAAGAAATACCATCAAGGCTCTACTTTTTTGCCTATATAACCTCAATTTTTTCATATTGTACAATATACAATCATATTGTTTAAATTTTTATAACATCTACCCTTATAGAGTTATTTATTTTTGATTTATTTCAAAGTATTCGGAAATGGCTAGGAGTAAACTGCTACCTAGTGATTATTTTTAATTTTATATTTGAGGTTCTATATGCTATATGCAGAATTTTTGCTTTTATTAGCCTTTTTATATGCCGGTAGCCGCTACGGTGGTATTGGCTTAGGGGTTGTTTCAGGAATCGGTTTATTCGTGGAAGTATTCTTCCTCGGAATGCCACTTTCAGCGCCACCGATTAGTGTAATGCTGGTTATTTTAGCCGTAGTGACCTGTGCTTCTATTTTAGAAGCAGCCGGCGGTTTAAAATTTATGCTGCAAATCGCAGAACGCATTTTACGTAGTAATCCGAAACGTATTACCTTTTTAGGCCCACTTGTTACCTATATTATGACCTTAATGCTAGGTACGGGCCATTCTGTGTACTCCATTATGCCGATTATCGGTGATATTGCCCTTAAAAATAAAATCCGCCCGGAACGTCCAATGGCAGCAGCTTCTGTCGCTTCCCAGTTGGGGATTACAGGTAGCCCGTTATCTGCAGCAGTTGCCTATTACTTAACAGAAATCACCAAATTACCGGGCTTTGAAGGGGTGACATTATTAAATGTAGTTGGGGTAACGATTATCGCAACATTTTGTGGTGTGATTGCAATGTCTTTATACAGCTTACGTCGTGGTAAAGAGCTGGAAGACGATCCTGAATATCAACGCCGTATGCAAGATCCCGAATTACGCAAACAAATTGAGGAAACCAGTGCCACCTCTTTGGATGAGCAACTTCCTGCAAGTGCAAAAAATTCGGTTTATCTATTCCTAGCGGCAATTGCAACTATTGTTGCGATTGCAATGATGCCATCTATCAAACCGACTGTTGCAGCAACAGGCAAAGTGGCTGGAATGGATCAAATCATTCAAATCGTGATGTTGACTTTCGGCGGCTTAATTTTAGTTTTAACCAAAACCGATCCGAAAAAAGTACCAAACGGTATTGTATTTAAATCCGGTATGGTAGCGACAATTGCCATTTTCGGTATTGCATGGATGAGTGACACTTACTTCACTCACGCAATGCCGGCATTTAAAGAAGGCGTAACTGAAATGGTTAAAGCTCAACCTTGGACATTCGCCTTCGCAATGTTTGCGGTGTCTGTTGTGGTAAACAGCCAAGCAGTAACAGCAAAAATGTTATTACCTGTCGGTATCGCCATGGGCTTACCTGCCCCGTTATTGGTGGGTTTAATGCCTGCAACTTATGCGTACTTCTTTATTCCAAACTATCCTT comes from Mannheimia granulomatis and encodes:
- a CDS encoding PhzF family phenazine biosynthesis protein produces the protein MRKYAYFLVNVFAESHFGGNLLAVFYEADGLNDAEMQLIARQFNLSEVVFVQSSPLPQAVKKLKIFTPDYEMPFAGHPTVGAAFVLHSLLHLPADYFLQTNAGLVEIQHQGELITLAINHDVEVEDAPLTKEECAEILGLTIGDIASSPSWVNTGVAQLLVELSSEQAVKNCKINANLFIEKAMSKDNISQMYVWFRDTQQAKVRLFFSSQGAVIEDPGTGSAAANLGGWHIKQGLTPLELRILQGDEMGRPNRLSLKVDEQNTIFVGGKAIQVGKGEFYSP
- a CDS encoding anaerobic C4-dicarboxylate transporter, with the translated sequence MLYAEFLLLLAFLYAGSRYGGIGLGVVSGIGLFVEVFFLGMPLSAPPISVMLVILAVVTCASILEAAGGLKFMLQIAERILRSNPKRITFLGPLVTYIMTLMLGTGHSVYSIMPIIGDIALKNKIRPERPMAAASVASQLGITGSPLSAAVAYYLTEITKLPGFEGVTLLNVVGVTIIATFCGVIAMSLYSLRRGKELEDDPEYQRRMQDPELRKQIEETSATSLDEQLPASAKNSVYLFLAAIATIVAIAMMPSIKPTVAATGKVAGMDQIIQIVMLTFGGLILVLTKTDPKKVPNGIVFKSGMVATIAIFGIAWMSDTYFTHAMPAFKEGVTEMVKAQPWTFAFAMFAVSVVVNSQAVTAKMLLPVGIAMGLPAPLLVGLMPATYAYFFIPNYPSDIATVNFDVTGTTKIGKYYFNHSFMAPGLIGVITACLVGIALANVLI